ACTAGGGATCTCCCAAGATTCACTCCCCCATCAGAACCAATTTTAACGAGTCGGTCCATCGCAAATCGAGAACTTCCTTCCATCCAGttggcttcttgaggttatcttgaggttatcttgagatgatttcggggcttttagtgtccccgcggcccggtcctcgaccaggcctccacccccaggaagcagcccgtgacagctgtctaactcccaggtacctatttactgctacgtaactgaggcatagggtgaatgaaaatctacgcattgtttctcgccggcgccagagatcgaatccgggaccacaggatcacgtgtccagcgaacGGTACAGGAGGCGGCCTTGCTACTTGTAGGGTCGGCGTTTGATCGACACATTTTTTTTTAACGGATTGGCCAATTCCGTCAAAAATGTGGCCTACTAGAAGAGAGAACGGATTGGGTGCATGAACAGCTGAACTGAAAGCCACATTCTTACATAAAAGAGAACTTTTGTTATATTTGTAATTTGTATATTTGTATCATGAGTGTATATTGCTGTGTATATTTCCATGGATACATTAATATGTGTGTATTTTGTCATGCATCCACAAGTATTATTATAAAAActacataatatatatttaagaaaatttccGAACAAAGCGACGAATGGCTActatactcaccaagttgtgcttgcggggggttgagctctggctctttggtcccgcctctcaactgtcaatcaacaggtgtacagattccagagcctatcgggctctatcatatctacacttgaaactgtatatagagtcagcctccaccacatcacttcctagtgcattccatttactaactactctgacacttaactgCATGTTCATCTCAAGTGATTAACTTGAAGGAGACCATTAAGTCGTCAGGTACGCCCTTTGTGTACCGATGTCTTAAGAGCATCATATATATATTCAACAATAACATACGAGATAGGATGCTCAGCATCACTTCAGATACGGATCTAATCTTGCGTCCGctctcagcagcagcagcagcagcagcagcagcagcagcagcagcagcaccagcagcagcagcagcagcagcagcagcaccagcagcagcagcagcagcagcagcagcagcagcagcagcagcagcagcagcagcagcagcagcacgcccTTAACAGCCGTGACTCCCCCATGAGGCACTCACATTTGGAATGGACTGTCTGCCTCTCCAAAACTGTCAGCAGTGTACAGCCTGtcttcctacagcctgtcctcctgcagcctgtcctcctgcagcctgtcctcctacaacctgtcttcctatagcctgtcctcctgcagcctgtcctcctgcagcctgtcttcctatagcctgtcctcctgcagcctggcctcctacagcctgtcttcctatagcctgtcctcctgcagcctggcctcctacagcctgtcttcctacagcctgtcttccaatagcctgtcctcctgcagcctgtcctcctgcagcctgttctcctgcagcctgtcctcctacagcctgtcctcctacagcctgtcctcctgcagcctgtcctcctgcagcctgttttcctgcagcctgtcctcctacagcctgtcctcctacagcctgttctcctgcagcctgtcctcctacagactgtcctacagcctgtcctcctacagcctgtcctcctacagcctgtcttcctacagcctgtcctcctacagcctgtcctcctacagcctgtcctcctacagcctgtcttcctacagcctgtcttcctacagcctgtcctcctacagcctatcCTCAGTGTATCCGCCTGGATACAGTGTATCCGCACTGTATCCAGGCGTGTGGATACAGTGCGGATACACGCGGATACAGTGCGGATACACGCGAATACAGTGCGGATACAGCCTTGAAAACTGTATCCCCCGGCAGAACACAGCCCCGAACGGGTTGATACAACCATACTACTGTGTCCTGGAGTACTGTGCTACACCCTGTGGTACTCTACTGTGTCCTGGTGTACTGTGCTACACCATGTGGTCCTCTACTGTGTCCTGGTGTACTGTGCTGCACCCTGAGGTCCTCTACTGTGTCCTGGTGTACTGTGCTGTACCATGAGGTCGTCTACGGTGTACCGTGCTACACCCTGAGGTCCTCTACGGTGTCCTGGTGCACTGCGCTGCACCATGAGGTCGTCTACGGTGTACGGTGCTACACCCTCAGGTCGTCGCGTGATAAGAGAATATGCATGACACTGTTTATGCAAGATTACATGTCAAAATGAGCAAAATTGGACAATATATTGCAATCCAGACGAGCCATTACTCGACCACAACTCCGGCATGGGACCTCTCAGAGACATATTATCCCTGAACACTGTATCCGGGTCCTTATGACCCTATAGCATGGTATCCGCTCTTtctcacactctatacacacctTCGTCTTCCCTACACTCGTTCTCTATGACTCTATGTGTTCCCTATACCCGATACTCTATATCTCTATGTGTTCTCTATAACCGCTACTCTATATCTCTATGTGTTCCCTACACCCACTGCTCTATACCTCTATGTGTTCTCTAAACCCACTACTCTATATCTGTATGTGTTCCCTACACCCACTGCTCTATACCTCTATGTGTTTTCTATACCCGCTACTCTATATCTCTATGTGTTCCCTACACCCACTGCTCTATACCTCTATGTGTTCTCTATAACCGCTACTCTATATCTCTATGTGTTCCCTACACCCACTGCTCTATACCTCTATGTGTTCTCTACACCCACTACTCTATATCTCTATGTGTTCCCTACACCCGCAACTCTATATCTCTATGTGTTCCCTATACCCTCTACTCTATATCTCTATGTGTTCCCTATACCCTCTACTCTATATCTCTATGTGTTCCCTACACCCGCAACTCTATATCTCTATGTGTTCCCTATACCCTCTACTCTATATCTCTATGTGTTCCCTATACCCTCTACTCTATATCTCTATGTGTTCCCTACACCCGCAACTCTATATCTCTATGTGTTCCCTACACCCGCAACTCTATATCTCTATGTGTTCCCTATACCCTCTACTCTATATCTCTATGTGTTCCCTACACCCGCAACTCTATATCTCTATGTGTTCCCTATACCCTCTACTCTATATCTCTATGTGTTCCCTACACCCGCAACTCTATATCTCTATGTGTTCCCTATACCCTCTACTCTATATCTCTATGTGTTCCCTACACCCGCAACTCTATATCTCTATGTGTTCCCTATACCCTCTACTCTATATCTCTATGTGTTCCCTACTCCCACTACTCTATATCCCGTCCACTACAAGCGAGAGAGACTTCAGTACCTAAAGAGGGAGAGCTGTCAGGGgggtaaagcaccaagccattacgactatatagcacttggaaggggtcaggataaggatttgggatgggacgggggaaaggaatggtgcccaaccacttgggacggtcggggattgaacgccgaccagcatgaagcgagaccatcgctctatcgtccagcccaagtacttcaatacccagccagccagcgagctgcacacacacacacacacacacacacacacacacacacacacacacacacacacacacacacacacacacacacacacacacacacacacctgttctggaatctgtacacctgttgattgacggtcgagaggcgggaccaaaaagccagagctcaacccccgcaagcacaattaggtgagttagctgagtatacacacgcacacacacacacacacacacacacacacacacacacacacacacacacacacacacacacgtgcaaggCTCTTGGCGCCACACGCACACAGTCTCTGCGGAATGTTAAATTAAGAACACATTGATCACATTAATCAAAGTCTCGACCATTATATGATTTGATGGTTTAACTTGGGACTCATCCACCTCTGGGGGGACATCCACATCCACAGTCGCTTACTGCCCAACCGGCAAGTATACTTAGGTCCTGTACAGAGTCCAAGgcaatgtatacatatacatagcaTTTTAATAttcgtatattttggtagcagtctttcctgtaaacatatgttgttgaatacgattgaaagtgtaagattaataattctgacacgaatcttctcaatattccttccgtttttcttcactgtcgaggggtagttgaaaaattaactctccaaaatctcCACGTCTGAACTTTTTCTTAAAGTTCTGAAGATATTTCTATTTATTTTTATCATAGTCTTGTACTTTTGCAATATTAGTATTTCTTACTTTTCATCTTATTCGCAAATACTGGGAAATCgtttaggatatatatatatattttagggaAAGGGAGTACCATCTCTGGCTTGgacggtcggcgttcaatccccgaccatccaagtggttgggcaccattcctctccctctcgtcccatctcaaatccttatcctgacccctttacagtgcaatatagtcgtaatgacttgacgctttccccctgataattcccttcccttcatcaaTGAGAATAATAATAAAATCATTCTGCTTTTCCTGGAAGTGCTAACAACAAAAACAAAAGCAGGATAACGATAAGGATAACGTTAAAAGATAACACAAGTAATGGTGAACAATGACTACAATGACACCTGGACCGGtggaacaatcctgaaccgaaattAGAAACCACAACATCTTcactaaaattatattacaaacctAGTCACTacctgccaaacacacaccgaaactacgacgttggtacaacgttcgaacaagtttttaacacctcctaaccagttataacaaccaatatagcaagttgtaacaacgttctaatacgtcataaacacgttaagccaagatgtaacaactttattacaagttgtaacaagcggaaaatagagacagtttcggtttgtgtttccagggcatgcACAGGGAATACAAGAAAGAAGAAGGAATACTGAAAGAAATAATCTGTAAAGGAATATTTAGCACAATCCCTACCCAAACCAGACATCATCATATACTATAAAACATAGTATATACTATAAAtactataatatatttatatcatatactataaaacaaagaagactaccgacctccttattagaaacaggccgaagccgacgcagaaccctctacagcagtcaagcgttgtatacatgtacacttgcccccacgaaggatgtaaccttcaatctaagtacataggtatgacgtcgaccaagctgacgaggcgtttgacctgtcatcttcaatcaggtgcccctatcaatcacatgagacaagcctatGACATCACCAATCATTACGAGAGTCATTACCAATCATGTCATTACTGCCTAACATGCCATGCCCATTACAGCCACCTGCCTACTAATCACCTATCACCTGATTTAGTTAATTTTTGTTCCTTTAGTCAACCTTCAGCATAGATGACATTTGGAGAACTCTTCCAACTAAACCAAGATGCAGGAGCATCTTGGGGTgcttctacatatatatatatatatatatatatatatatatatatatatatatatatatatatatatatatatatatatatatatatatatatataagacaagctTATAGACATCATATATAAAGGTAGACAGCATCTTCAGAGATAGACGATTGCGATAGACTGAGAATGAGAAAGAAAATGTTATCATCATCAAGAATGAAGAAAGAATTCGAccaccaggttatcttgagatgatttcggggcttagcatccccggggcccggtcctcgaccaggcctcctttttgttacacgcccccccccccaggaagcagctgtctaactcccaggtacctatttattgctaggtgacaggggcatcagggcgaaataaactctggccatttgtttccgcctccaccggggatcgaacccggaacctcaagactacgaatccgaagcgctgtccactcagctggcaGGGGCTCAGGGCTCAGAGGAGACCACCAGGGCTCCGCTTTAATCACCACACAGTCAAGTATCACTCCAGCAGCACAAGCCCAATCGCTTCTTCTCCTAGAGCGACTTCTCCAGCTATTCAACTGTACCCAATGAGTATCTACGCTTTGTattaagtctctctctctctctctgtctctctgtctctctctgtctctctctctctctctctctctgtctctctctctctctctctctctctctctctctctctctctctctctctctctctctctctccctctctcacccctctctgtctctctctctctgtctttgtctgtctctctctgtgtgtctctctctctctctctctgtctctctctgtctctctctctctctctctctctctctctctctctctctctctctctatctctctctctctctctctctctctccctctctccctctctctctctcctcctctgtctctctgtctgtctctgtctgtctgtctctctctctctcctctctctctctctctctctctctctctctctctctctctctctctctctctctctctctctctctctccctccctctctccctctctctctctccccctctgtctctctctctctgtctctgtctgtctctctctctctctctctctctctctctctctctctctctctctctctgtctctctctctctctctctctctctctctctctctctctctctctctctctctctctctctctctccctctctctctctctccctctgtctctctgtctctctctctctctctctctccctctctctctctctctctctctctctctcacacacacacacacacacacacctctccgaCACCtcgccaccacctccacacaaaaATAAGTCGCCAGCAGCCCTCACAATACGTCACCGTCAGGGTACGCACAGTACACAGTAACCTTGCCAGCTCCACGCCAACTGTTTGTGAGCATTCAATCTTAAACAACCCGTCCGGATAATTTGTCTTGGGAGGAGAACCATTTCGTACACTAACGATATTTCCCCCtccgtgggggagggaggaaggagggtttTGATCTGTTGACGATGGTTTCCCTCCCACGGGATTTTGTTTGGGTTGGGGGGAATTTTTTCCCTATGTGGGGGAATTATCTTCGTCCAGTGGGGAATTATCTTCGTCCAGTGGGGAATTATCTTCGTCCAGTGGGGAATTATCTTCGTCCAGTGGGGAATTATCTTCGTCCAGTGGGGCATTATCTTCGTCCAGTGGGGAATTATCTTCGTCCAGTGGGGAATTATCTTCGTCCAGTGGGGAATTATCTTCGTCCAGTGGGGAATTATCTTCGTCCAGTGGGGAATTATCTTCGTCCAGTGGGGAATTATCTTCGTCCAGTGGGGAATTATCTTCGTCCAGTGGGGAATTATCTTCGTCCAGTGGGGAATTATTTCCGTGTGCGATGATAATTTTACGCCGCATGGAATGTTTTCGTCCGCGGGGGAGGAAAATACTCATCGCacgcaacaccaccactgcacgcAGCACCACCATCGCacgcaacaccaccactgcacgcAGCACCACCATCGCacgcaacaccaccactgcacgcAGCACCACCATCGCacgcaacaccaccactgcacgcAGCACCACCATCGCacgcaacaccaccactgcacgcAGCACCACCATCGCacgcaacaccaccactgcacgcAGCACCACCATCGCACGCAACAACACCACTGCACGCAGCACCACCATCGCacgcaacaccaccactgcacgcAGCACCACCATCGCACGCAACACCGCACGCAACAACACCACTACCGTAAGAACAACACTACGTACAACACCAGGAATTATTTCCGTAAGGGTTGTAGATTATTTTTATCCTCGCGGGGATTGGTTCCGTTCCCCGGGGGGATTATTAACGTCAATGAGGATTATATACGATTGTGGGATTGGTTTGAGGATTGGGTAAACCCCCCTGGTATACAggagtatgcaggcgatgagtcacaataacgtggctaaagtaagttgaccagaccacacactagaaggtgaagggacgacgacgtttcggtccgtcctggaccattctcaagtcgacttgagaatggtccaggacggaccgaaacgtcgtcgtcccttcaccttctagtgtgtggtctggtcaatatacaggCGTAAACTTAGACCTGCCATACGTGGGGCGGTCAATATAAGcactattatattataatattatattataataagtcaatattacTCAATAATAAATTGTGTTATTTTACGGGATAATTATCTTTATTGTtcctaattattattatatgtattacaCATTCCTGTTATTACTGACTTAATTACCTAAATTCACTTTTGCTGTTTAACATTATAATCACTTGTACACCTCGTTTGACATATTACCCTTTAGAGAACATGACATTTACAATGTCATGTTCAATGACATTGTAAATGTAACAATGTAACAATGTTCCATAGTTACGGCGCCAAGATGGGTTGTGTAAGGTGCCAGGGGGCGACCCCTTACACTGataaacaacccagcgggttttcttcctattggggagtgtggtACCTCCAGGAGCCTCAAGGATCACAACCTCAGACGTTCTCCTCCAAGTTACAACCTCAGACGTTCTCCTCCAAGTCACAACCTCAGACGTTCTCCTCCAAGTCACAACCTCAGACGTTCTCCTCCAAGTTACAGCCTCAGACGTTCTCCTCCAAGTCACAGCCTCAGATGTCCTCCTCCAAGTCACAACCTCAGACGTTCTCCTCCAAGTCACAACCTCAGACGTTCTCCTCCAAGTCACAGCCTCAGACGTTCTCCTCCAAGTCACAACCTCAGACGTTCTCCTCCAAGTTACAGCCTCAGACGTTCTCCTCCAAGTCACAGCCTCAGACGTCCTCCTCCAAGTCACAGCCTCAGATGTCCTCCTCCAAAATAACTTATTTCATTATTAACAAAATAATGCCTTATTTCTACTGGAGTCAACCGCAAGATGAAGAACTAGCTATGACCAGACAAGATCCTGCAGTCCTGCAAATGCACAGGCTTATAAGATCGTTACAAATTCGTGACAATAGCCTTGCCTCCTTGAGGGAGAGTCAACGTGGACTGGAGTTGGGTGAAGAACTTGTTAGGCAAACTAGAGACCAAAGAGCAGGCTGGTTGTCGTTTGCCCAGACACACCGTAAAGCCTTTCCTCTCTGAATCGCTACACTATAGAGCTTCAACAGGAAAAACTCATCTTTTGAGAGATTTTTTTGTCGTTTTCACAAGG
Above is a genomic segment from Procambarus clarkii isolate CNS0578487 chromosome 86, FALCON_Pclarkii_2.0, whole genome shotgun sequence containing:
- the LOC138358813 gene encoding DDB1- and CUL4-associated factor 1-like, giving the protein MRRKIIIAHGNNSPLDEDNSPLDEDNSPLDEDNSPLDEDNSPLDEDNSPLDEDNSPLDEDNSPLDEDNSPLDEDNAPLDEDNSPLDEDNSPLDEDNSPLDEDNSPLDEDNSPT